One window of Pelobates fuscus isolate aPelFus1 chromosome 9, aPelFus1.pri, whole genome shotgun sequence genomic DNA carries:
- the LOC134572945 gene encoding LOW QUALITY PROTEIN: polyadenylate-binding protein 1-like (The sequence of the model RefSeq protein was modified relative to this genomic sequence to represent the inferred CDS: deleted 1 base in 1 codon), whose product MNPSAPSYPMASLYVGDLHPDVTEAMLYEKFSPAGPILSIRVCRDMIIRRSLGYAYVNFQQPADAERALDTMNFDVIKGKPVRIMWSQRDPSLRKSGVGNIFIKNLDKSIDNKALYDTFSAFGNILSCKVVCDENGSKGYGFVHFETQEAAERAIDKMNGMLLNDRKVFVGRFKSRKEREAELGARAKEFTNVYIKNFGEDMDDERLKEMFGKYGPALSVKVMTDESGKSKGFGFVSFERHEDAQKAVDDMNGKDMNGKAIYVGRAQKKVERQTELKRKFEQMKQDRITRYQGVNLYVKNLDDGIDDERLRKEFSPFGTITSAKVMIEGGRSKGFGFVCFSSPEEATKAVTEMNGRIVATKPLYVALAQRKEERQAHLTNQYMQRMASVRAVPNPVISPQSSEPPPSSYFMAAIPPAQNRAAYYPGQLAQIRPSPRWTAQGARHPFQNMPGAIRPAAPRPPTFGAMRPTSSQVPRVVSAQRVANTSTQTMGPRPTAAAAAAAATSTVRSVTQYKYAAGVRNLQQHLSTQPQVAMQQPAVHMQGQEPLTASMLASAPPQEQKQMLGERLFPLIQAMHPNLAGKITGMLLEIDNSELLHMLESPESLRSKVDEAVAVLQAHQAKEAAQKAVSNATGVAAV is encoded by the exons ATGAATCCAAGTGCTCCCAGCTACCCCATGGCTTCCCTGTATGTTGGAGACCTGCACCCTGACGTAACAGAGGCTATGCTGTATGAGAAATTCAGTCCTGCTGGGCCAATTTTGTCAATCAGAGTCTGCAGGGATATGATCATAAGACGATCTCTTGGTTATGCTTATGTAAACTTTCAACAACCAGCTGATGCTGAACGTGCTTTGGATACAATGAACTTTGACGTCATAAAAGGCAAGCCAGTGCGTATAATGTGGTCTCAGCGTGATCCATCTCTCCGTAAAAGTGGAGTAGGCAACATTTTCATCAAGAATCTGGACAAATCCATTGATAACAAAGCACTGTATGATACATTTTCTGCATTTGGGAATATCCTATCATGCAAGGTGGTGTGTGATGAAAATGGTTCGAAGGGCTATGGATTTGTTCACTTCGAAACCCAGGAGGCTGCAGAGAGGGCAATTGATAAAATGAATGGCATGCTTTTGAATGACCGCAAAGTATTTGTTGGGAGATTCAAGTCCCGCAAAGAACGAGAAGCAGAGCTCGGTGCAAGAGCAAAGGAGTTCACAAATGTCTACATAAAGAATTTTGGTGAAGACATGGATGACGAGAGACTTAAAGAAATGTTTGGCAAATATGGACCAGCCCTCAGTGTTAAAGTTATGACAGACGAAAGCGGAAAGTCCAAAGGCTTTGGTTTTGTTTCTTTTGAAAGACATGAGGATGCCCAGAAGGCTGTAGATGACATGAACGGaaaagatatgaatggcaaagcaaTCTATGTTGGCCGTGCCCAGAAAAAGGTGGAAAGGCAAACCGAGTTGAAGAGAAAATTTGAACAAATGAAACAGGACCGAATTACTAGATACCAGGGTGTTAACCTTTATGTAAAAAACTTGGATGATGGCATTGATGATGAGCGTCTTCGCAAAGAATTTTCACCCTTCGGGACAATCACAAGTGCTAAGGTAATGATCGAAGGTGGTCGAAGCAAAGGATTTGGATTTGTGTGCTTCTCCTCCCCTGAAGAGGCCACCAAAGCAGTCACTGAAATGAATGGTAGAATTGTAGCCACAAAGCCTCTGTATGTTGCTCTGGCACAGCGCaaggaagagaggcaagcacaTCTGACCAACCAGTACATGCAGAGAATGGCAAGTGTTCGTGCTGTACCCAATCCAGTGATCAGC CCTCAATCCAGTGAGCCACCACCCTCCAGCTACTTCATGGCTGCAATCCCACCTGCTCAAAATCGTGCTGCATACTACCCTGGACAGCTTGCTCAGATTAGACCAAGCCCCCGTTGGACTGCTCAAGGTGCCAGGCATCCATTCCAGAACATGCCAGGTGCCATCCGCCCTGCTGCTCCAAGACCACCAACCTTTGGAGCAATGAGACCAACCTCTTCCCAGGTCCCACGTGTTGTGTCTGCGCAGCGCGTTGCAAATACATCAACACAGACCATGGGTCCTAGGCCAACAGCTGCTGCagcggctgctgctgctacttCTACTGTGCGTTCTGTTACTCAATATAAATATGCCGCTGGTGTCCGTAATCTTCAACAACATCTTAGTACCCAACCTCAAGTTGCAATGCAGCAGCCTGCTGTCCATATGCAAGGCCAAGAGCCTCTGACTGCTTCCATGCTGGCCTCTGCTCCTCCACAGGAGCAAAAACAAATGCTGGGTGAGCGTCTGTTCCCACTGATCCAAGCTATGCATCCTAATCTCGCTGGTAAGATTACTGGCATGTTGCTGGAGATTGATAATTCTGAGCTGCTTCACATGCTGGAGTCTCCAGAATCTCTCCGCTCTAAGGTGGATGAAGCTGTTGCTGTGTTGCAAGCCCACCAAGCTAAGGAGGCTGCCCAAAAGGCTGTGAGCAATGCTACTGGCGTGGCTGCTGTTTAA